The genomic DNA agaaACCTTGAAAAGAAATACAAGTTGAATCTCTCAAAATGGGCAAGATAGGAAATCTGAGACCAAAttaaacatctttaaataaatagATTGATTAAGACCCTATTTAGCAAAACTACCAATCATTTGTTTAGCTTCACAATAATCATATTGTAAACGAGATGagtgagaattgggaattagtgAGGATAATTAATtcagtcaaaaagaaaaagtggtGATAAAGTATTGATTCATATATTCAAATAGTAGATACTCacattgtcattttataattgTCCCACTACACAATAGTTTTGGGCacacacaaataataataaattaatgttgTAAAATGTTGACAAAGTATTGATTCATATATTCAATTCAATCATGAGAAAAATCAGCTTCAAAACCATAAGGTGTTGAATCAAAAGTCCAATGGAATAGTACtattataattataacaaaAGAGTACAAACATTATggtcaagaagaagaagaagaagatagcAACATAACTGTAATATTGACTGGACTAAGTCGGTACTCATTAGTCAAGTCATCAACAGGGCTTAATCTGATATCTAGCTTGTTGAATGCAGCTATAATTTAAAGTCTAGTTTTGTTTGGACTAACTTCATagctttttttcttctattttttctttatgcAGATATCCTGTAGTAGCATAAGTTTATTTGTTTATCTCACTCTCTTTATGCTGATATTTTCTCCTACTAGTTCCAGCCCTGTTCCTCAGATAAAATATGATGTCTTTGTTAGCTTCAGGGGTAGTGATATTCGCAAAAATTTCCTTAGCCATGTTCTTGAGGCTTTTTCGCGAAAGAAAATTGTAGTCTTTTCTGACAAGAAGCTTCGAGGAGGAGACGAAATATCAGAACTTCATACAGCAATTGAAAAATCATTGATTTCATTGGTCATATTTTCACCAAACTTTGCATCTTCACATTGGTGTTTGGATGAGCTTGTGAAAATAGTCGAGTGCAGAGCAAATTATGGCAGGATTCTATTGCCAGTTTTCTACCAAGTAGAGCCCTCAGATGTACGGCATCAAAATGGGAGTTATAGAGATGCTTTTGCTCAACATGAACAAAAGTATAATTTGAATAAGGTGCTAAGTTGGAGATATGCTTTGAAGCAATCTGCCAATATGTCTGGATTTGATTCATCACATTTTCCGTAAGTGTTCtttcacaaataaattttgataGGTAACTAGTCTAAAGAAAATTCAAGAGAGGTAGAAGTACTACAGATGTAAATTATTACATGCAAATAGTTGAGAAGTATGTAGAATCATCTCTTGATGTGGATAAAACCTAAGCTATCTTAGAGAAGAAGTGAAGAGAAAATCTAAATATACCAGGTTGGTCAAAAGTTGTGAATAagaatctctctctctctctctctctctcagacATACACACTCAATATTTTGGGCCGTTCATCATTTAAGCCCACTAGGACTTTGTCCCATATTGCATCCTTTCaggataaataataaataatctgtattgaaaaattcttcaattttacaTTCAAAGTAAGGtattgttaaaataaataaaacgtgGTTGAAATTTAcacattttctctcttctttgttGTACAGGGATGATGCTAAGCTTGTAGAAGAAATAGTTCAAAATGTGTTGACGAAGTTAAATCAAGTCGATCAAGGCAAGTCAAAAGGACTTATAGGAATTGAAAAGCAAATTTTGCCTATAGAATCATTGTTACATTTAGAGTCAGAAGATGTTCGTGTTCTTGGAATTTGGGGTATGCCTGGTATTGGTAAAACAACTATTGCTGAAGAAGTATTTCGTAGACTACGTTCTAAATACGAAAGTTGTTATTTTATGGCTAATGTAAGAGAAGAATCAGAAGGATGTAGAACAAACAGTTTGAGGCTAAGAAAAAATCTTTTATCCACTCTATTAGAGGAAGAAGATTTGAAAGATGACATGATAAATGGATTACCTCCTTTGGTTAAGAAAAGGCTAAGCCGCATGAAGGTTCTTATTGTTCTTGATGATGTTAAAGATGCAGAGCAACTAGAAGTTTTGATTGGAATAGTTGATTGGTTAGGACCAGGAAGTAGAATCATCATAACTACTAGAGATAAACAAGTACTTGCTGGAAAAATTGATGATATATACGAGGTTGAGCCATTGGACTCTGCTGAATCTTTTCAGCTTTTCAATTTAAACGCCTTTACTAAACATGAGCATCTCGAAATGGAGTACTATGAGCTATCAAAGAAAATGGTGGATTATACCGCAGGTGTTCCACTGGTTCTTAAAGCTTTAGCTAACCTTCTTCGTGGGAAAGATAAAGCCATATGGGAAACCCAATCAAGGAATCTTAAAATAGAGCAGATTGAAAATGTCCATGATGTTTTTAGATTGATATACACTAATCTTGATTATTATGAAAAGATTATATTCTTAGACATTGCCTGCTTTTTTGATGGATTGAAGTTGAAACTTGAACTCATAAATCTTCTATTGAAAGATCGCCATTATTCGGTGAGCACTAAATTAGACAGGCTAAAAGATAAAGCTCTTGTAACTATTTCTCAAGAAAATATTGTATCAATGCATGACATTATACAAGAAACGGCTTGGGAGATTGTTCACCAAGAATCTGTGGAAGAACCTGGAAGCCGAAGCCGACTATTGGATCCTgatgatatttatcatatattGAATGATGACAAGGTAATTATTTTTCATAGaagatttgattatttttgcTTTGTATTGTTGGAAACATTGCTTATATTGATtgatgtttgaaatttttttactaCTCTTTTAGCAGGGAGGTGAGTCCATCAGAAGTATGGCAATCAGATTATCTGAAATTAAGGAGCTGCAGTTAAGCCCTCGTGTATTTGCCAAGATGAgcaaattgaaatttttggatATTTACACTAAGGAGTCTAAAAATGAAGGACGTTTGTCTCTTCCTCGAGGGCTTGAATTTTTGCCTAACGAACTGAGATATCTTCGTTGGGAGTATTACCCTTTGGAATCCTTACCATCCAAGTTTTCTGCAGAAAACCTTGTTAGATTGAGCTTGCCTTATAGCCGATTGAAGAAACTTTGGCATGGAGTGAAGGTAAGTAACACTATATATAGTCTAAAGTATATTTTTAGTCTAGTGACTTATGGTTCCCGAAAAACTTGTCGCATTTTGATCCTTTATTATAACTAAAAACGTGTCAACATCATTCTAAAGCCAACTCTGTCGGTCAGAGAGCCTCTGTATGAACTTTTAGTTGCAAGTTAAATGTGCTTCAATAGTTGAAAGCAATTATTCCTACTCCCAAAATTCAAGAGTTTCTTTATATGCTCTCTGACTCGTGTAGTTCGCTACAAATAAAGATCAAAGGTGACACGTATTTAGAAATGAAGGATCAATATAAGACCCATAAAAGGGATTCAaagcaaaaatgatattttgaaggacctaagacatatttaaacaatatatattCCAACATAAGCACTTAGTTAAATCCAGATTCAATTGGCTGACAAGTCTTGTCTTGATTGGTTCTAAATGAAACAGGATCTTGTGAATTTGAATGTCCTTATACTCCATTCATCCACACTCCTAACAGAGCTACCAGACTTTTCAAAGGCCACAAGTCTCGCAGTCTTGGACCTCCAATTCTGTGTAGGGTTGACTAGTGTTCATCCATCtgttttctctctcaaaaatctTGAGAAACTGGATTTGAGTGGATGCATTTCCCTTACAAGCCTTCAAAGCAATACTCATTTAA from Medicago truncatula cultivar Jemalong A17 chromosome 8, MtrunA17r5.0-ANR, whole genome shotgun sequence includes the following:
- the LOC11429461 gene encoding disease resistance protein RPV1 isoform X1, producing the protein MQISCSSISLFVYLTLFMLIFSPTSSSPVPQIKYDVFVSFRGSDIRKNFLSHVLEAFSRKKIVVFSDKKLRGGDEISELHTAIEKSLISLVIFSPNFASSHWCLDELVKIVECRANYGRILLPVFYQVEPSDVRHQNGSYRDAFAQHEQKYNLNKVLSWRYALKQSANMSGFDSSHFPDDAKLVEEIVQNVLTKLNQVDQGKSKGLIGIEKQILPIESLLHLESEDVRVLGIWGMPGIGKTTIAEEVFRRLRSKYESCYFMANVREESEGCRTNSLRLRKNLLSTLLEEEDLKDDMINGLPPLVKKRLSRMKVLIVLDDVKDAEQLEVLIGIVDWLGPGSRIIITTRDKQVLAGKIDDIYEVEPLDSAESFQLFNLNAFTKHEHLEMEYYELSKKMVDYTAGVPLVLKALANLLRGKDKAIWETQSRNLKIEQIENVHDVFRLIYTNLDYYEKIIFLDIACFFDGLKLKLELINLLLKDRHYSVSTKLDRLKDKALVTISQENIVSMHDIIQETAWEIVHQESVEEPGSRSRLLDPDDIYHILNDDKQGGESIRSMAIRLSEIKELQLSPRVFAKMSKLKFLDIYTKESKNEGRLSLPRGLEFLPNELRYLRWEYYPLESLPSKFSAENLVRLSLPYSRLKKLWHGVKDLVNLNVLILHSSTLLTELPDFSKATSLAVLDLQFCVGLTSVHPSVFSLKNLEKLDLSGCISLTSLQSNTHLSSLSYLSLYNCTALKEFSVTSKHMSVLNLDGTSIKELPSSIGLQSKLTFLNLGRTHIESLPKSIKNLTRLRQLGFFYCRELKTLPELPQSLEMLAVVGCVSLQNVEFRSTASEQLKEKRKKVAFWNCLKLNEPSLKAIELNAQINMISFSYRHISELDHDNRDQDHDQNLNHSMYLYPGSKIPEWLEYSTTTHDYITIDLFSAPYFSKLGFILAFIIPTTTSEGSTLKFEINDGEDDGEGIKVYLRRPRHGIESDHVYLMYDPKCSRYLASRVNNRSKIKIQVRASSGILTPDPKRNITLLSPYVPVQLRGFGVSLVTPSRYDKFKQQLAFRDGNVVPNNMCSVKERSIFLGV
- the LOC11429461 gene encoding disease resistance protein RPV1 isoform X2, translated to MQISCSSISLFVYLTLFMLIFSPTSSSPVPQIKYDVFVSFRGSDIRKNFLSHVLEAFSRKKIVVFSDKKLRGGDEISELHTAIEKSLISLVIFSPNFASSHWCLDELVKIVECRANYGRILLPVFYQVEPSDVRHQNGSYRDAFAQHEQKYNLNKVLSWRYALKQSANMSGFDSSHFPDDAKLVEEIVQNVLTKLNQVDQGKSKGLIGIEKQILPIESLLHLESEDVRVLGIWGMPGIGKTTIAEEVFRRLRSKYESCYFMANVREESEGCRTNSLRLRKNLLSTLLEEEDLKDDMINGLPPLVKKRLSRMKVLIVLDDVKDAEQLEVLIGIVDWLGPGSRIIITTRDKQVLAGKIDDIYEVEPLDSAESFQLFNLNAFTKHEHLEMEYYELSKKMVDYTAGVPLVLKALANLLRGKDKAIWETQSRNLKIEQIENVHDVFRLIYTNLDYYEKIIFLDIACFFDGLKLKLELINLLLKDRHYSVSTKLDRLKDKALVTISQENIVSMHDIIQETAWEIVHQESVEEPGSRSRLLDPDDIYHILNDDKGGESIRSMAIRLSEIKELQLSPRVFAKMSKLKFLDIYTKESKNEGRLSLPRGLEFLPNELRYLRWEYYPLESLPSKFSAENLVRLSLPYSRLKKLWHGVKDLVNLNVLILHSSTLLTELPDFSKATSLAVLDLQFCVGLTSVHPSVFSLKNLEKLDLSGCISLTSLQSNTHLSSLSYLSLYNCTALKEFSVTSKHMSVLNLDGTSIKELPSSIGLQSKLTFLNLGRTHIESLPKSIKNLTRLRQLGFFYCRELKTLPELPQSLEMLAVVGCVSLQNVEFRSTASEQLKEKRKKVAFWNCLKLNEPSLKAIELNAQINMISFSYRHISELDHDNRDQDHDQNLNHSMYLYPGSKIPEWLEYSTTTHDYITIDLFSAPYFSKLGFILAFIIPTTTSEGSTLKFEINDGEDDGEGIKVYLRRPRHGIESDHVYLMYDPKCSRYLASRVNNRSKIKIQVRASSGILTPDPKRNITLLSPYVPVQLRGFGVSLVTPSRYDKFKQQLAFRDGNVVPNNMCSVKERSIFLGV